The genomic segment TTGACCGCGCGGTCCCAGTCGTCCTCCGCCATCGACGCATGCCACAGATGCACCGGGAAGTGCGGCTCCATCGGCTGAAATTCGAACCAGCCGTCCCGCCACAGCACCGGACTGCCGGTCGGCTCGTGCGGACGCGACGCGCTCCCGTCCGCCAGCAGCACGCTGTCGATCCACAAATCATAGTCGTACCAGCCGGGATCGCCGTACTTGTACGGCACATGCAGCGTGCCGCGGTGCATGATGCCCCGCTCCGTCAAGGCGTCGAGCTGCCGCCGCGCGAAGTGCAAGTACCGTTCGTCGCCGCCGCTGACGAGCCAGCCGTTTTCCGCCGCCGCCATCACCGCGCAGCCGACCGCATGCCAGCCGTGCGGCCACGTCCAGCCGTAGTAGCCGCCGTACCATTTCCCGCCCGTATACTCGCCGACCTGCCCGCTCAAGCCGACGTTGTCCGGCACGACGCCGCCGTTCGCATCCGCCCGCTCCATCCAGCCGCCGACGTAGCGCTCGATCCACAGGCGGTATTTGTCGTCGCCCGTATGCAGATAAGCCTGCGCCACCATCGACGTGACGGCCAGATTCACCGCCGCGTCGCCGCGGCTCTGCCGCGCTTCCAGCGCCCGGCCCATCGCCGCTGCGGCCGCTTCCGTCTTCACGTCGTCCAGCCGCTCGACGCCCTGCACGTCCTGGAACGGCAAGCCGTAGAACCGTTTCCAGTTCGCATAGCCCCACGACTTGCCGGCGAAGTTGCGCCAGCCCGGCCCCATGCTGCCGCTGTGCGGACTGCGGATCACGTTGCGCGCCGCGTCGTAGTTGCGGGCCGTTTCTTCCACATACAAGTTCGCGTACCGGATCGCGCGCTCCCGGTTCGTCCCGCCTGCGGGGTCCATCATGTTCAGCAAGTAAAAAAACAGATAGCCCTCGCCCTGGTGGAACCAGTCGTATCCCTGCTCGTACTCGTCCACGACCATCGGATGGCCGTGGCCCGTCTGAACGCCCGCGAACTGCTTGACGATCGCGTCGTACTGCCGCAGCGACCATCCCCGAAGCCGCTCGTCCCCGCCGAGCATATACAGGAGCGGCCAGTTGTGGAAGCTCTCGAACATATCGTCGAGCGCGTCGATGTCCTCGTGATCCGCGTCCGTCGGCCACAGCATCGTGCCGTCCTCGCGGACGTATCGGGAGATCGCCAGCTCCGCCGCCTCGTTCATGCGCGCGATGAGCGCCCGCTCCAGCAACGCCCATGTCGGCGGTTCGACGAGCGGCAGCGTACTGCGTATCGCTATCATTTTCCGTCTCCCTCATCCCTTTGTTGAATAAGCGCCTGCTTCTAATCTGAACCTGTTCCTGCTCCGGCAGCCTCAGCCTTTAACCGAGCCGACCATCGTGCCCTTCTCGAAGTACTTCAACAGAAAAGGATAAATGACGAGCAGCGGCGTGATCGCCACCATGATGGACGCCATCTTGAGGCTCTCCGGCGCCGGAGGCTCCTGGGTTTGCGTCAACGAGGCGAACGAATCCTGCCGGTCCTGGATCAAGATTTCCTGAAGCACGTACTGCAGCACGAATTTGCCGCGATCGGTCACGTACAGCAGGTTGTCGGAAAACTGGTTCATATGCATGACGAGATTCCACAGCGTCAGCGTCACCAGCACCGGCACGGTGAGCGGCAGCATGATCTGCAGCAGCGTCCGCATCTCGCCTGCGCCGTCGATGCGCGCCGACTCCTCGAGCTCCTTGGGGATCGTGCGGAAGAAGCTCATCATGACAAGCACATGGAACGCGCTGGCCATATGCAGCACGACGTAGACGCCCCGCGTATTGATCAGCTCCAGATCGCGCAGCAGCAGGTACGTCGGAATGATGCCCCCGTCGAACAGCATCGTGAACAGAATGACCAGCGTAAACGCCCGCTTGTACGGGAAATAAGGGCGGGACAGCGGATAGGCGGCCAGGATGGTCACGAGCAGGCTCGCCGCCGTGCCGACAATCATCCGGAACAGCGTGTTCTCGTAGCCGACCCAGATGTTGCGTGCTTGGAATACCTGCTCGTAAGCTTCCAGGCTGAACGATCTCGGGAAAAAGTGAAACCCGTAGCGAAGCGCCTCTCCGCGGTCGCTGAACGATACCGACAGGACGTGGACGAACGGGTACAGCACCATGAGCAGCACCGTCCCGATCACCGCATACAACACCGCGTCGACCGCTTTTTCGCCCGGAGATTTTAAGTTCATTGCGTCTCTCTCCTCACCATAGTCCTTGCTCGCCTCCGCTGGCCTTGCGGGCGATCGCGTTCGTCAGCAGCACGAGCGTCAGCCCGACGACCGATTTGAACAGCCCGATCGCGGCCGTGTAGCTGTATTGGAACTGCTGCAGGCCGATGCGGTACACGTACGTCTCGAATACGTCGCCGCGGTCATAGTTCAGCGGATTGAGAAAGTTGTAGATTTGCTCGAAGTTCGTATTCAAAAATCCGCCCAAGCTCAGGATGAGCATCACGACGACGGTCGGCATGAGGCACGGCAGCGTAATATGCCAGATGCGCTTCCACCGCTTGGCGCCGTCCATGACGGCCGCCTCGTGCAGCTGCGGATCGATGCCGGCGATCGCCGCGAAAAAAATGATCGAGTTCCAGCCCAGCTCCTTGAACAGCATCGACAGCACCAGCAGGGGCCGCAAATATTGCTTTTCGCCCATGAAGAAGATGGGATCGAAGCCGAGCAGCTGGATCACATAATTGACGACGCCCATGCTGGGGGACAAAAAGTAGATGAACAGGCCGGAAATGATGACCCACGAGATAAAATGCGGCAAATACGTCGTCGTCTGGACGATCCGCTGGAACCAGCGATGCCGCAGCTCGTTGAGCATGATGGCGAACGCAATCGGCGCCGGGAACACGATCAGCACGAAATAGACGTTGATCAGCATCGTATTGCGGAACAGCGTGTAGAAGTTCGGGTCGGCGAACAGTCGGCGGAAGTGAAGCAGTCCGACCCACGGACTGCCCCACACGCCTTCCACCACCCTGAAATTTTTGAACGCGATCAGCAGGCCGTACATCGGACCGAACTTGAACAAAATGAAGGCCGACAACGAAACCAGCAGCATGACGCTCAGCTCTTTATATTTCCAGAACAGTCGGATCTGGCTCAAATCTCTCTACTCCTCTACGGCCATGATTGCGATATTGTCAAAGTAGACGACGGCCGGCCAGCGGTCGGAGGAAAACTGCAGGACGAGCGTATCGATCGCCCCGGGCGCGTACGTAAACACTTCGGTCCCGTTGTTCAGCTTGAGCCGCACGCCGTCGATGTCGACCGTGTACTGATTCGTATCGAGATCGAGCAGCATGTCGATATGCCTCCACTGGTTCAGCAGGCTCGGATACGTCGACGCAGGGCTCCAGTCTACGTAGTAGTAGCCGTAGGCCGAGAACAGGCCGCTCAGGCCGCTGGCCGTCACCGGCGCCTTGGCCGGGAACAGCTGGAAGTGCGCCGTCTGGTTGCCGGTATGCATGACGTCCCAGCTCAGATGCAACTTGCCGCTATCGAGCGTCGACGGCAGCGGAATCGTCAGCCGCGGCGCGTCCTGCTGCCCGTCGGAGGCGATGACCAGCGAACGGTTGAATCTGCCCGGCACCTCCGCGATGCCGATGCTGCTGGTCGTGCCCGTTCGGACGGTCCAGGCCGACGGCAGCCCGCTTAAGGCGTTGAAGTTCTGCGCGTACAGCAGCTCGCGTCCGTACGGCGCCGTGCGAATCTGCTGCACCGCGTCGGCCCGATCCCAGACGTCG from the Cohnella hashimotonis genome contains:
- a CDS encoding carbohydrate ABC transporter permease; translation: MNLKSPGEKAVDAVLYAVIGTVLLMVLYPFVHVLSVSFSDRGEALRYGFHFFPRSFSLEAYEQVFQARNIWVGYENTLFRMIVGTAASLLVTILAAYPLSRPYFPYKRAFTLVILFTMLFDGGIIPTYLLLRDLELINTRGVYVVLHMASAFHVLVMMSFFRTIPKELEESARIDGAGEMRTLLQIMLPLTVPVLVTLTLWNLVMHMNQFSDNLLYVTDRGKFVLQYVLQEILIQDRQDSFASLTQTQEPPAPESLKMASIMVAITPLLVIYPFLLKYFEKGTMVGSVKG
- a CDS encoding ABC transporter permease, translated to MSQIRLFWKYKELSVMLLVSLSAFILFKFGPMYGLLIAFKNFRVVEGVWGSPWVGLLHFRRLFADPNFYTLFRNTMLINVYFVLIVFPAPIAFAIMLNELRHRWFQRIVQTTTYLPHFISWVIISGLFIYFLSPSMGVVNYVIQLLGFDPIFFMGEKQYLRPLLVLSMLFKELGWNSIIFFAAIAGIDPQLHEAAVMDGAKRWKRIWHITLPCLMPTVVVMLILSLGGFLNTNFEQIYNFLNPLNYDRGDVFETYVYRIGLQQFQYSYTAAIGLFKSVVGLTLVLLTNAIARKASGGEQGLW